A stretch of Cheilinus undulatus linkage group 20, ASM1832078v1, whole genome shotgun sequence DNA encodes these proteins:
- the si:dkey-21c1.1 gene encoding protein FAM104A-like: protein MLTDSRKRHRSCDSEEGQQLSPQAKKSGGGSSLLVSDLDSESSSSDSSNGISSPERAIVVTTRPCIHSQSNCITQNSLSPKPEDAAGSSQRGIHGDSSNVSYYHINRVLREAHFSSLQTRGRPGST from the exons ATGCTGACTGACAGCAG GAAAAGACACCGTAGCTGCGACAGTGAGGAGGGCCAGCAGCTAAGTCCTCAGGCTAAAAAGTCAGGCGGGGGTTCAAGCCTGCTTGTGTCAGATTTGGATTCAGAG TCTTCCAGCAGCGACAGCAGTAATGGGATCAGTAGTCCAGAAAGAGCAATAGTAGTCACCACCAGGCCGTGCATACACAGCCAGAGCAACTGCATCACCCAGAACTCCCTAAGCCCAAAGCCTGAAGATGCTGCAGGCTCCTCACAGCGCGGTATCCATGGCGACAGCAGCAATGTCTCCTACTACCACATCAACAGAGTCCTGAGGGAGGCGCACTTCAGTAGTCTGCAGACCAGAGGGCGTCCGGGCTCGACATGA
- the LOC121528238 gene encoding monocarboxylate transporter 7-like, whose product MALCGVKGPRFLGPNVYPEAPDGGWGWVVAVAFFLVEVCTYGIIKSFGIFLQDLMEEFGETNNRVSWIVSICVFVMTFNAPLSAVMTNRFGFQLVVMLGGLLISTGTIATSFTSSINQMYITYGLIAGIGYCLTFLPTLTMLSQYFNQRRSLVTGVASTGESLSMFALAPAFSALRDRIGWRRTMAVIGAMQSILIICGALLRPIIIKPKSTYKGETDASSPKELEALSAQEKTEGTNPDDTSNAQMNSYSQENELTTGSVSTGDSGVQSLKDTEGSNPEEKILLQKEAAASENSVRERELEEENSKDAEKEVSGEEKKQGEKLITKKTKLLDFSILKECSFILYSLFGLFVTLGFFAPQLYIIELSVSRGVERERAAYMLSIMAVAEIFGRFSIGWILSRNQLRTKKLLVLLVCVILMATDLVGFTLVTEFYGLAVCCAVYGFFMGTLACTHIPMLAEDDVVGIERMSSAAGVYVFIQSFAGLAGPPLGGVLVDVTQNYGSAFYSCAAGIAISAVFLGLVRPAKRGLLCRRRNSKQSDIKQETKKDSEEKGAARKPDKRTDSAEDCTEIDNISMHDQEEATKDDQEVISFA is encoded by the exons ATGGCACTGTGTGGAGTCAAAGGACCACGTTTCCTGGGACCCAATGTGTACCCGGAGGCCCCTGATGGAGGCTGGGGGTGGGTGGTGGCTGTAGCCTTCTTCTTGGTGGAGGTTTGCACCTACGGCATCATCAAGAGCTTTGGCATCTTCCTCCAGGACCTGATGGAAGAGTTTGGAGAGACTAACAACCGTGTGTCCTGGATTGTTTCAATCTGCGTGTTCGTCATGACTTTTAATG CTCCACTCTCTGCTGTTATGACAAACCGCTTTGGGTTTCAGCTGGTTGTTATGCTGGGAGGGTTACTTATTTCCACTGGTACGATTGCCACTAGCTTCACCAGCTCCATCAATCAAATGTACATCACTTATGGATTAATTGCTG GCATTGGCTACTGCCTGACCTTCCTTCCCACACTGACCATGCTTTCCCAGTATTTTAACCAGCGACGCTCCCTGGTCACTGGTGTGGCTTCAACTGGAGAGTCACTGTCAATGTTTGCTCTGGCACCAG CCTTTTCTGCACTGAGGGACCGTATTGGCTGGCGACGAACCATGGCAGTGATAGGAGCCATGCAAAGCATCCTCATCATCTGCGGTGCTCTTCTTCGTCCCATTATTATCAAACCTAAATCGACCTACAAAGGAGAGACTGATGCCTCATCCCCAAAAGAACTGGAAGCCCTCAGTGCACAGGAGAAGACAGAGGGTACAAACCCAGACGATACCTCAAATGCACAAATGAACTCTTATAGTCAGGAGAATGAGCTGACGACAGGCTCTGTGAGCACCGGGGACTCTGGTGTCCAGTCATTAAAAGACACAGAAGGCAGCAATCCAGAGGAGAAGATTTTACtgcaaaaagaagcagcagcatcagaaaacagtgtaagagagagagaattaGAAGAGGAAAACAGCAAAGATGCAGAGAAAGAAGTGTCAGGAGAGGAAAAGAAACAAGGTGAAAAGTtaataacaaagaaaacaaaacttctGGATTTCTCCATCCTTAAAGAGTGcagttttattctttattctctGTTTGGATTGTTCGTCACACTTGGCTTCTTCGCCCCTCAACTCTACATCATTGAGCTGAGTGTGAGCCGAGGAGTGGAGCGGGAACGAGCTGCCTATATGCTGTCAATCATGGCTGTGGCGGAAATCTTTGGCCGATTCTCCATCGGGTGGATCTTGTCGAGGAATCAGCTTAGGACAAAGAAGCTGCTCGTGCTACTGGTGTGTGTTATCTTAATGGCTACAGATCTGGTGGGATTTACTTTGGTAACAGAGTTTTATGGTCTGGCTGTGTGCTGCGCCGTGTACGGGTTCTTTATGGGAACTCTGGCGTGCACACACATCCCCATGCTGGCCGAGGATGATGTGGTGGGCATAGAGAGGATGTCTTCAGCTGCTGGAGTTTATGTGTTTATACAAAGCTTTGCTGGGCTGGCTGGACCCCCACTTGGAG GTGTGCTGGTGGACGTGACTCAAAACTACGGATCAGCCTTCTACTCCTGTGCTGCCGGCATAGCTATAAGCGCCGTGTTCCTTGGTTTGGTTAGACCTGCTAAAAGAGGATTACTCTGCAGGAGGAGAAACTCCAAACAGTCTGATatcaaacaagaaacaaaaaaggacTCAGAGGAGAAGGGTGCTGCACGGAAACCCGACAAAAGAACTGACAGTGCCGAGGACTGCACTGAAATAGACAACATCTCCATGCATGACCAGGAGGAGGCGACAAAAGATGACCAGGAGGTTATAAGCTTTGCTTGA
- the LOC121528242 gene encoding archaemetzincin-2 isoform X1 yields the protein MQRTCTVESVSGVNIMMKVIQHSVETLKIALISNRQDLTKNYDKYTEQERHLLEEGFHPGQPGSLFQPITVHSDSDWIPAHPEEPQDFESFYRDPYRKTPDASRNTIYIQTIGSFGEEGAQTDQYVEWLREYCQAFFYGLSVKLLPAVTVAETRCSFRVNSNSYNLQILTGDLLKFLEKRKPKDAFCIVGLTMIDLYPKDSWNFVFGQASLSMGMGVFSFARYDDNFYSRNYAGRLQKRLRPKPGDYSVFDGYYTPPISSTLLLRSCKTMTHEIGHMFGIKHCQWLNCVMQGSNHLEESDRRPLDFCPVCLRKIQVAIGFRIAERYQALLHWIEEDQSKASAQAKFQLSKPTEAFNTSRLWLRRCIDILGNT from the exons ATGCAGCGTACTTGCACAGTGGAATCAGTTTCCGGTGTCAACATAATG ATGAAGGTGATCCAGCACTCTGTGGAGACTCTGAAAATAGCCTTGATCTCTAACCGTCAGGACCTGACAAAAAATTATGACAAGTACACTGAACAGGAACGCCATCTTCTGGAGGAAGGATTCCACCCAGGGCAGCCGGGATCACTTTTCCAGCCCATTACTGTGCACTCTGACTCCGACTGGATCCCTGCTCACCCTGAGGAGCCTCAAGACTTTGAGAGCTTCTACAGGGACCCTTACCGCAAGACACCTGATGCGAGCCGCAACACTATTTATATTCAAACCATAG GTTCCTTTGGGGAGGAAGGGGCTCAGACAGATCAGTATGTGGAGTGGCTCAGAGAATACTGCCAGGCCTTCTTCTATGGGCTTTCTGTCAAGCTGCTGCCGGCAGTTACTGTGGCTGAAACAAGATGTTCTTTCAGGGTTAACAGTAACTCGTACAACCTTCAGATCCTCACTG GTGACCTTCTAAAATTCCTGGAGAAAAGGAAGCCAAAGGATGCTTTTTGTATCGTTGGATTAACAATGATAGACCTCTACCCCAAAGACTCCTGGAACTTTGTCTTTGGACAGGCCTCTCTCAGTATGG GTATGGGGGTTTTCAGTTTTGCCAGGTATGATGACAACTTCTACAGCAGGAATTACGCTGGACGGCTGCAAAAACGTCTTCGGCCAAAACCAGGGGACTACTCTGTGTTTGATGGATATTACACTCCCCCCATCAGCAGCACTCTGCTACTTCGATCCTGCAAG accATGACCCATGAAATCGGCCACATGTTTGGAATAAAGCATTGCCAGTGGTTGAACTGTGTCATGCAGGGCTCCAACCACCTGGAGGAGTCTGATCGGAGGCCCCTGGATTTCTGTCCAGTCTGTCTTCGTAAGATACAAGTGGCAATTGGTTTCAGGATAGCTGAAAGATACCAG GCCTTACTGCACTGGATAGAGGAGGATCAGAGTAAAGCATCCGCTCAGGCAAAGTTCCAGCTTTCTAAACCAACTGAAGCTTTCAACACATCCCGACTGTGGCTCCGCAGGTGCATCGACATACTGGGAAACACATGA
- the LOC121528242 gene encoding archaemetzincin-2 isoform X2: MKVIQHSVETLKIALISNRQDLTKNYDKYTEQERHLLEEGFHPGQPGSLFQPITVHSDSDWIPAHPEEPQDFESFYRDPYRKTPDASRNTIYIQTIGSFGEEGAQTDQYVEWLREYCQAFFYGLSVKLLPAVTVAETRCSFRVNSNSYNLQILTGDLLKFLEKRKPKDAFCIVGLTMIDLYPKDSWNFVFGQASLSMGMGVFSFARYDDNFYSRNYAGRLQKRLRPKPGDYSVFDGYYTPPISSTLLLRSCKTMTHEIGHMFGIKHCQWLNCVMQGSNHLEESDRRPLDFCPVCLRKIQVAIGFRIAERYQALLHWIEEDQSKASAQAKFQLSKPTEAFNTSRLWLRRCIDILGNT; this comes from the exons ATGAAGGTGATCCAGCACTCTGTGGAGACTCTGAAAATAGCCTTGATCTCTAACCGTCAGGACCTGACAAAAAATTATGACAAGTACACTGAACAGGAACGCCATCTTCTGGAGGAAGGATTCCACCCAGGGCAGCCGGGATCACTTTTCCAGCCCATTACTGTGCACTCTGACTCCGACTGGATCCCTGCTCACCCTGAGGAGCCTCAAGACTTTGAGAGCTTCTACAGGGACCCTTACCGCAAGACACCTGATGCGAGCCGCAACACTATTTATATTCAAACCATAG GTTCCTTTGGGGAGGAAGGGGCTCAGACAGATCAGTATGTGGAGTGGCTCAGAGAATACTGCCAGGCCTTCTTCTATGGGCTTTCTGTCAAGCTGCTGCCGGCAGTTACTGTGGCTGAAACAAGATGTTCTTTCAGGGTTAACAGTAACTCGTACAACCTTCAGATCCTCACTG GTGACCTTCTAAAATTCCTGGAGAAAAGGAAGCCAAAGGATGCTTTTTGTATCGTTGGATTAACAATGATAGACCTCTACCCCAAAGACTCCTGGAACTTTGTCTTTGGACAGGCCTCTCTCAGTATGG GTATGGGGGTTTTCAGTTTTGCCAGGTATGATGACAACTTCTACAGCAGGAATTACGCTGGACGGCTGCAAAAACGTCTTCGGCCAAAACCAGGGGACTACTCTGTGTTTGATGGATATTACACTCCCCCCATCAGCAGCACTCTGCTACTTCGATCCTGCAAG accATGACCCATGAAATCGGCCACATGTTTGGAATAAAGCATTGCCAGTGGTTGAACTGTGTCATGCAGGGCTCCAACCACCTGGAGGAGTCTGATCGGAGGCCCCTGGATTTCTGTCCAGTCTGTCTTCGTAAGATACAAGTGGCAATTGGTTTCAGGATAGCTGAAAGATACCAG GCCTTACTGCACTGGATAGAGGAGGATCAGAGTAAAGCATCCGCTCAGGCAAAGTTCCAGCTTTCTAAACCAACTGAAGCTTTCAACACATCCCGACTGTGGCTCCGCAGGTGCATCGACATACTGGGAAACACATGA